The Methanohalophilus portucalensis genome window below encodes:
- a CDS encoding ribonuclease P protein component 4 translates to MSKSRKKQKNLMKDVAKQRIERLFKLAEASYSVHPHRSDRYVTLARRIGMRYRIRLPASLRRRVCRSCNSYLVPGSSSRVRLKKGTVCITCMSCGRKMHIPYK, encoded by the coding sequence GTGTCTAAATCCCGAAAAAAGCAGAAAAATCTCATGAAGGACGTGGCAAAACAGAGAATTGAACGCCTCTTCAAACTTGCAGAAGCATCATACAGTGTACACCCTCACAGAAGTGACAGGTATGTTACACTTGCACGCAGGATTGGTATGCGCTACAGGATCCGTTTGCCTGCCTCCCTTCGCAGAAGGGTGTGTCGTAGTTGTAATTCTTATCTTGTACCGGGTAGCAGTTCCAGGGTACGGTTGAAAAAAGGAACAGTGTGTATAACCTGTATGTCATGTGGCAGGAAAATGCACATTCCTTACAAATAA